In Halarcobacter bivalviorum, a genomic segment contains:
- the fbaA gene encoding class II fructose-bisphosphate aldolase: MAVLDIVKPGVLSGSEAKKLFAYAKENKFAIPAVNVVGTDSVNAVLEAAAKVNSPVIIQFSNGGAQYFAGKGLKTADAAVLGGISGAIHVHTMAEAYGIPVILHTDHAARKLLPWIDGLLEAGKKHFEKTGKPLYTSHMLDLSEESLEENVGTCVEYFKKMNELDMMIEIELGITGGEEDGVDNTDVDNALLYTQPEEVCYAYEELSKVSENFTIAASFGNVHGVYKPGNVVLSPKILDNSQKFIEEKHGTDTKPVDFVFHGGSGSELHEIREAIEYGVIKMNIDTDTQWAFWDGVRAYEAKNKDYLQGQIGNPEGEDKPNKSYYDPRKWLRAGQETMISRLEVAYSDLCSINKN, encoded by the coding sequence GTGGCTGTATTAGATATTGTTAAACCTGGTGTTTTAAGTGGAAGCGAAGCAAAAAAACTTTTTGCATATGCAAAAGAGAATAAATTTGCAATTCCTGCTGTAAATGTTGTAGGAACGGATTCTGTAAATGCAGTATTAGAAGCTGCAGCAAAGGTAAACTCACCAGTAATTATACAATTTTCAAATGGTGGAGCACAATATTTTGCAGGAAAGGGTCTTAAAACTGCTGATGCAGCAGTTTTAGGTGGAATAAGTGGAGCAATTCATGTACATACAATGGCTGAAGCTTACGGTATTCCTGTAATTTTACACACTGACCATGCGGCAAGAAAACTTTTACCATGGATTGATGGTTTATTAGAAGCTGGAAAAAAACATTTTGAAAAAACTGGTAAACCTTTATATACTTCTCATATGTTAGACCTTTCAGAAGAGTCTTTAGAAGAGAATGTAGGAACATGTGTTGAGTATTTCAAAAAAATGAATGAACTTGATATGATGATTGAGATTGAACTTGGAATTACTGGTGGAGAAGAAGATGGTGTTGATAACACAGATGTTGACAATGCTTTACTTTATACTCAACCAGAAGAAGTATGTTATGCATATGAAGAGTTATCAAAAGTTTCTGAAAACTTTACAATAGCTGCATCATTTGGTAATGTTCATGGAGTTTATAAACCAGGAAATGTTGTTTTAAGTCCAAAAATTCTAGATAATTCTCAAAAATTCATTGAAGAAAAACATGGTACAGATACAAAGCCTGTTGACTTTGTTTTTCATGGTGGTTCAGGTTCTGAGTTACATGAAATCAGAGAAGCAATTGAGTATGGTGTTATCAAAATGAATATTGATACAGATACTCAATGGGCTTTTTGGGATGGTGTAAGAGCTTATGAAGCTAAAAATAAAGATTATTTACAAGGTCAAATTGGTAACCCAGAGGGTGAAGATAAACCAAATAAATCTTATTATGACCCAAGAAAATGGTTAAGAGCTGGACAAGAGACTATGATTTCTAGACTTGAAGTTGCATACTCTGACCTTTGTTCTATAAACAAAAACTAA
- a CDS encoding peptidylprolyl isomerase, translating to MIKVTSKKLVTSLIATVAITTSSLCASSDVLATVNGDKITKQDIAILLGNPNIDFDSLPKKNKNQILDQIINNKLLTEKAVKSGVEKDAEYKESLEKLKKDLALRVWLKKESEKVTVSEKDMKDYYEQNKAQFKVPATLEARHILVKTEAEGKEIIKTLDKASNKKDKFVELAKTKSVGPTGPQGGYLGKFPETKMVKEFSDAANALKVGNYSKSPVKTQFGYHVIYLEDKEAAKTLEYDKIKNRIKQVLLQEKFRNFLESEANKLRDKAKIVIKL from the coding sequence ATGATTAAAGTTACAAGCAAAAAATTAGTTACAAGCCTTATTGCAACAGTTGCAATAACAACAAGTTCATTATGTGCTTCTTCTGATGTTTTAGCAACAGTGAATGGTGATAAAATCACAAAACAAGATATTGCTATTTTATTAGGAAATCCAAATATTGATTTCGATTCTTTACCAAAAAAGAATAAAAATCAAATTTTAGATCAAATTATCAACAATAAACTTTTAACAGAAAAAGCTGTAAAAAGTGGTGTTGAAAAAGATGCAGAATATAAAGAAAGCTTAGAAAAATTAAAAAAAGATTTAGCTTTAAGAGTATGGTTAAAAAAAGAGTCTGAAAAAGTAACAGTATCTGAAAAAGATATGAAAGATTACTATGAGCAAAATAAAGCTCAATTTAAAGTTCCAGCTACTTTAGAAGCAAGACATATTCTTGTAAAAACTGAAGCAGAAGGAAAAGAGATTATCAAAACTTTAGATAAAGCTTCAAATAAAAAAGATAAATTTGTTGAGTTAGCAAAAACAAAATCAGTTGGTCCAACTGGTCCACAAGGTGGTTATTTAGGTAAGTTTCCAGAGACAAAAATGGTTAAAGAATTCTCTGATGCTGCAAACGCTTTAAAGGTTGGTAATTATTCTAAAAGCCCAGTTAAAACACAATTTGGGTATCATGTTATCTACTTAGAGGATAAAGAAGCAGCGAAAACTTTAGAATATGATAAAATTAAAAATAGAATTAAACAAGTTTTATTACAAGAAAAGTTTAGAAACTTCCTTGAATCTGAAGCAAATAAATTAAGAGATAAAGCAAAAATAGTTATCAAATTATAA
- the hsrA gene encoding homeostatic response regulator transcription factor HsrA has translation MRILIIEDEITLNRTLQEGLTDFGYQVDAAENYKDAEYFIDIRNYDLVLTDWMLPDGDGIELCKIVKNRSSRTAVVILSARDDKDSEIEALKSGADDYIKKPFDFDILLARIEARLRFGGTNVIEIEDLSINPDEEKIEYNGEEIELKGKPFEVLTHLARHRDQIVSKEQLLDAIWEEPELVTPNVIEVAINQIRQKMDKPLNISTIETIRRRGYRFCYPDTDEEA, from the coding sequence ATGAGAATATTAATTATTGAAGATGAGATTACGTTAAATAGAACTCTGCAAGAAGGTCTAACAGACTTCGGATACCAAGTAGATGCAGCAGAAAATTATAAAGATGCAGAGTACTTCATTGATATTAGAAATTATGATTTAGTATTAACTGACTGGATGTTACCAGACGGAGATGGGATTGAGTTATGTAAAATAGTTAAAAACAGAAGCTCAAGAACTGCAGTTGTTATTTTATCTGCAAGAGATGATAAAGATTCTGAAATTGAAGCATTAAAATCTGGTGCTGATGATTATATTAAAAAACCATTTGACTTCGATATTCTATTAGCTAGAATTGAAGCTAGATTAAGATTCGGTGGAACAAATGTAATCGAAATTGAAGATTTATCAATTAACCCTGATGAAGAAAAAATCGAATATAACGGTGAAGAGATTGAATTAAAAGGTAAACCTTTTGAAGTATTAACTCACCTTGCAAGACACAGAGATCAAATCGTATCTAAAGAACAATTATTAGATGCTATCTGGGAAGAACCAGAATTAGTAACTCCAAACGTAATTGAAGTTGCAATTAACCAAATTAGACAAAAAATGGATAAACCATTAAACATCTCTACTATTGAGACGATTAGAAGAAGAGGTTACAGATTCTGTTACCCTGATACTGACGAAGAAGCATAA
- a CDS encoding sensor histidine kinase — MQAKSIYKQFYQKLILATSLFIIILSFIFYGYTKSTIYEELKESLLSDAELIFKISQNADVNSRNFNIITHNGINVDLVTLKHIPEVAYSTYKLNDNHFMQILYPFNLEKNQYIKIVKNINSSIKMLTKIFNNILLISFGGLIMVVLYAFTVSKTLLRPIIQITKKLSNMDENYLTQINKNNLPIEFHPLADSINSLTTRIETNIKFKKELFIGVAHELKTPLAVMKLKNEVTLMKDRETQKYKDTLKLTVEQINDMNKMISSILDIGRAEGAQFEKPEEIDLVQYMQRKTNDYRMLSAKKKIILTFFSNVNHHKVYLQPTLLNQIIQNFVQNAIKFTPDNKAIAIRLEKTKDTTTLSITDDGSGIDESIDLFAPFKRMGEESGAGLGLFLAKNAADALGATISLKNRTDGKTGCIATLVLNNKTPQSKS; from the coding sequence ATGCAAGCGAAGAGCATTTATAAACAGTTTTACCAAAAACTAATTCTTGCTACTTCGCTTTTTATTATTATTCTCTCATTTATTTTTTACGGATATACTAAATCAACTATTTATGAAGAGCTGAAAGAGTCTCTTCTTTCTGATGCAGAACTAATTTTTAAAATTAGTCAAAATGCTGATGTAAATTCTAGAAACTTTAATATTATTACTCATAATGGAATTAATGTTGACCTTGTTACTTTAAAACACATTCCTGAAGTAGCCTACTCAACTTACAAGCTAAATGATAATCATTTTATGCAAATTCTTTATCCTTTTAATCTTGAAAAAAATCAATATATTAAAATTGTAAAGAATATTAACTCATCAATAAAGATGCTTACAAAAATTTTTAACAACATTCTTTTAATCTCTTTTGGTGGTTTAATAATGGTTGTTCTTTATGCTTTTACTGTTTCAAAAACACTATTAAGACCAATTATTCAAATTACAAAAAAACTTTCTAATATGGATGAAAACTATCTAACTCAAATAAATAAAAATAACCTTCCTATAGAGTTTCATCCTTTAGCAGACTCAATTAACTCTTTAACTACAAGAATAGAGACAAATATCAAATTTAAAAAAGAGTTATTTATTGGAGTTGCTCATGAATTAAAGACTCCTCTAGCAGTAATGAAACTAAAAAATGAAGTTACTTTAATGAAAGATAGAGAGACTCAAAAATATAAAGATACATTAAAACTTACAGTTGAACAAATCAATGATATGAATAAAATGATCTCTTCTATTTTAGATATTGGACGAGCTGAAGGGGCACAATTTGAAAAACCTGAAGAGATAGATTTAGTTCAATATATGCAAAGAAAAACAAATGATTATAGAATGTTAAGTGCAAAAAAGAAAATTATTCTTACTTTCTTTTCAAATGTAAATCATCATAAAGTATATTTACAACCAACACTATTAAATCAAATTATTCAAAACTTTGTACAAAATGCTATAAAATTTACACCTGATAATAAAGCAATTGCCATAAGATTAGAAAAAACAAAAGATACTACAACTCTTTCTATTACTGATGATGGAAGTGGAATTGATGAATCAATTGATCTTTTTGCTCCATTTAAAAGAATGGGTGAAGAAAGTGGTGCAGGACTTGGTCTTTTCTTAGCAAAAAATGCTGCTGATGCACTGGGAGCAACTATAAGTTTAAAAAATAGAACTGATGGAAAAACAGGATGTATTGCTACTTTAGTTTTAAATAACAAAACACCCCAAAGTAAAAGTTAA
- a CDS encoding CoA-binding protein, whose product MECEFPTVNSNIEEIKEIFENTKTIAIIGLSPNEEKASNRVANYLKNAGFKIVPVYPKEDEILGEKVYRSLKEIPFKIDMVDIFRKPDVIGQVVDAAIERGDIDTVWTQLGLVNNEAAQKAEAAGMKVVQNKCTKIEHNNIFN is encoded by the coding sequence ATGGAATGTGAATTTCCTACTGTAAACAGTAATATTGAAGAGATAAAAGAAATTTTTGAAAATACAAAAACAATTGCAATTATTGGGCTTTCTCCAAATGAAGAAAAGGCTAGTAATAGAGTTGCAAATTACTTAAAAAATGCAGGGTTTAAGATTGTTCCTGTATATCCAAAAGAGGATGAAATCTTAGGAGAAAAAGTATATAGAAGTTTAAAAGAGATACCTTTTAAAATTGATATGGTAGATATTTTTAGAAAGCCTGATGTAATAGGGCAAGTAGTTGATGCTGCAATTGAAAGAGGAGATATTGATACAGTATGGACTCAATTAGGTTTAGTAAATAATGAAGCTGCACAAAAAGCTGAAGCAGCAGGTATGAAAGTAGTACAAAATAAATGTACTAAAATCGAACATAATAATATATTTAACTAA
- a CDS encoding sodium ion-translocating decarboxylase subunit beta — MNKKILASMLLLFFTLFTTNSFASANAAPAEEVKHEYHEKSLGQLLESFYKTTGIYAFTNPSDDVMTSEAHAEDARVMTTFEQTWGRLIMIAICLFLFYLAIAKGFEPLLLMPIAFGGILANIPLAGIGGETGMLGIIYNMGIANGFFPLLIFMGVGAMTDFTPLLANPKAAILGGAAQFGIFGSLVGAVVLGFDLQSASAISIIGGADGPTSIFIANRLAPELLGAIAVAAYSYMALVPVIQPPIMKALTSEAERKIKMPKLRKVHKLENLTLPIVILLLAILFLPESTPLIGAFCLGNFFKQSGVVERLSDTMQNSLINIVTIFLGLGVGSKLAADKFLVLETLGIMVIGLIAFAAGTAAGVIMAKIMNKFSSDENKINPLIGAAGVSAVPMAARVVSKVGQEYDKSNVLLMHAMGPNVAGVIGSAVAAGVLLSIF; from the coding sequence ATGAATAAAAAAATACTAGCTTCAATGCTACTGTTGTTTTTTACACTATTCACAACAAACTCTTTTGCAAGTGCAAATGCAGCACCTGCAGAAGAAGTAAAACATGAATATCATGAAAAATCATTAGGTCAATTATTAGAGTCATTCTATAAAACAACAGGGATTTATGCTTTTACAAATCCAAGTGATGATGTAATGACTTCAGAAGCTCATGCCGAAGATGCAAGAGTTATGACTACTTTTGAACAAACTTGGGGTAGATTAATAATGATAGCAATTTGTCTATTCTTATTCTACCTTGCAATTGCAAAAGGATTTGAACCATTATTATTAATGCCAATAGCCTTTGGTGGTATCTTAGCTAATATTCCACTAGCTGGAATTGGTGGAGAGACTGGAATGCTTGGTATTATTTATAATATGGGTATTGCAAATGGATTTTTCCCATTATTAATTTTTATGGGAGTTGGAGCAATGACAGACTTTACTCCACTATTAGCAAATCCAAAAGCAGCAATCCTAGGAGGAGCAGCACAGTTTGGTATCTTTGGATCACTAGTAGGTGCAGTAGTTTTAGGATTTGATTTACAGTCTGCTTCAGCTATTTCTATTATTGGTGGAGCTGATGGACCAACATCAATCTTTATTGCAAATAGATTAGCTCCTGAATTATTAGGTGCAATTGCAGTAGCAGCATACTCTTATATGGCATTAGTACCAGTAATTCAACCTCCAATTATGAAGGCACTTACTTCAGAGGCTGAAAGAAAAATCAAAATGCCAAAATTAAGAAAAGTGCATAAATTAGAGAATTTAACACTGCCAATTGTTATATTATTGTTAGCAATTCTGTTCTTACCAGAGTCAACTCCACTAATTGGAGCATTTTGTTTAGGAAATTTCTTCAAACAATCAGGAGTTGTTGAGAGACTTTCTGATACAATGCAGAATTCATTAATCAATATAGTAACAATTTTCTTAGGATTAGGGGTTGGTTCAAAACTAGCTGCTGATAAATTCTTAGTGTTAGAGACACTTGGGATTATGGTTATTGGATTAATTGCATTTGCAGCAGGAACAGCAGCAGGTGTAATCATGGCAAAGATCATGAATAAATTTTCGTCTGATGAGAATAAGATTAACCCTCTTATTGGTGCTGCAGGAGTATCAGCTGTACCAATGGCAGCAAGAGTTGTTAGTAAAGTTGGACAAGAATATGACAAATCAAATGTATTATTAATGCATGCGATGGGTCCTAATGTTGCTGGTGTTATTGGCTCTGCCGTAGCTGCTGGTGTACTTTTATCGATTTTTTAA
- a CDS encoding biotin/lipoyl-containing protein — protein sequence MSKKYIDVMDTTFRDGFQSVFGGRVLMEDFFPAVEAAKEAGINHFEFGGGARFQSLFFYLQENAFEMMDKFREIVGPEANLQTLARGINTVMLDTGSRELVEMHAKMFAKHGVTTIRNFDALNDVQNLEYSAECIKKYGLNHEVVVTLMDLPPGCEGAHDVPFYEKTLRNILDSGLPFDSICFKDASGTSSPQKVFDTIKMARKLVGEDTHIRLHTHETAGVSVACYLAALDAGADGIDLAASPVSGGTSQPDILTMMHAVKGMNYDLGGLEISKVLKYQDTLQSCLKDYFMPPEATQVSPLIPFSPMPGGALTANTQMMRDNGTLDKFPEVIKAMQEVVEKGGYGTSVTPVSQFYWQQAYANVMFGPWKQIAPGYGKMVLGYFGKTPVEPDQEIVKLASEKLKLEPTSENPLDIADRDEKKTMSYWEGRLKEENIETSDENIFIAAACDEKGIAFLKGESPLNVRKTNDATCENDKECKLGEKNSMSNATGNYTVVVDGQKFNVTVAEGNADIQVTPVETSASAAPVSGGGAEVGATVAGNVWKVNVKVGDTVKQGDIVAILEAMKMEIDVEAPCDGTVSAILANPGDAVEEGQAIATIS from the coding sequence ATGTCAAAAAAATATATTGATGTTATGGATACTACATTTAGAGATGGATTCCAATCTGTCTTCGGAGGTAGAGTTTTAATGGAAGATTTTTTTCCAGCTGTTGAAGCTGCGAAAGAAGCAGGTATCAATCATTTCGAGTTCGGAGGAGGAGCAAGATTCCAATCTTTATTCTTCTATCTACAAGAAAACGCATTCGAAATGATGGATAAATTTAGAGAAATTGTAGGACCAGAAGCGAATCTACAAACCCTAGCAAGAGGTATAAATACAGTAATGCTAGATACAGGTTCAAGAGAACTAGTAGAGATGCACGCAAAAATGTTTGCAAAACATGGTGTAACAACAATAAGAAACTTTGATGCATTAAATGATGTACAAAACTTAGAATATAGTGCAGAATGTATAAAAAAATATGGACTAAATCATGAAGTAGTAGTAACATTAATGGACTTACCTCCAGGATGTGAAGGAGCTCATGATGTACCATTCTATGAAAAGACATTAAGAAATATCCTAGATAGTGGCTTACCATTTGACTCTATTTGTTTTAAAGATGCAAGTGGAACATCTTCTCCACAAAAAGTATTTGATACTATTAAAATGGCAAGAAAATTAGTAGGTGAAGATACTCATATTAGATTACATACACATGAAACAGCAGGAGTATCAGTAGCTTGTTACTTAGCAGCATTAGATGCAGGAGCAGATGGAATAGACCTAGCAGCATCTCCTGTAAGTGGAGGGACATCTCAACCAGATATCCTAACAATGATGCACGCAGTAAAAGGTATGAATTATGATTTAGGTGGATTAGAAATCTCTAAAGTATTAAAATATCAAGATACTTTACAATCTTGTTTAAAAGATTACTTTATGCCACCAGAAGCAACACAAGTTTCTCCTTTAATCCCATTCTCTCCAATGCCAGGTGGAGCATTAACAGCAAATACACAAATGATGAGAGATAATGGAACTTTAGATAAATTCCCAGAAGTAATAAAAGCAATGCAAGAAGTAGTAGAAAAAGGTGGATATGGAACATCAGTAACACCAGTTTCACAATTCTATTGGCAACAAGCATACGCAAATGTAATGTTTGGACCATGGAAACAAATTGCACCAGGTTATGGAAAGATGGTATTAGGATACTTCGGTAAAACACCAGTTGAACCAGACCAAGAGATTGTTAAATTAGCTTCTGAAAAACTAAAACTTGAACCAACAAGTGAAAACCCACTAGATATAGCAGATAGAGATGAGAAGAAAACTATGTCTTACTGGGAAGGAAGATTAAAAGAAGAGAATATCGAAACAAGTGATGAGAATATCTTTATAGCAGCAGCTTGTGATGAAAAAGGAATTGCTTTTCTAAAAGGTGAAAGCCCATTAAATGTAAGAAAAACAAATGATGCAACATGCGAAAATGATAAAGAATGTAAATTAGGAGAGAAAAATAGTATGAGTAATGCAACAGGAAACTATACAGTAGTTGTAGATGGACAAAAATTTAATGTAACTGTAGCTGAAGGTAATGCAGATATTCAAGTAACACCAGTAGAAACATCAGCATCAGCAGCACCAGTAAGTGGTGGTGGAGCAGAAGTTGGAGCAACTGTTGCAGGAAATGTATGGAAAGTAAATGTTAAAGTTGGAGATACAGTAAAACAAGGTGATATCGTAGCAATTCTAGAAGCAATGAAAATGGAAATTGATGTAGAAGCTCCTTGTGATGGAACAGTAAGTGCAATTTTAGCTAATCCAGGTGATGCTGTTGAAGAAGGTCAAGCAATAGCAACAATTAGCTAA
- a CDS encoding OadG family protein translates to METNLVAEAIKFMVLGMGIVFLFLIVMVYALKLQAKIIGKYFPQGETPAPTKPRTTEASKEKTAKIAAIVAAVQHHKNLKG, encoded by the coding sequence ATGGAAACAAACTTAGTTGCAGAAGCGATAAAGTTTATGGTCTTGGGGATGGGGATAGTATTCTTATTCTTGATCGTAATGGTCTATGCTTTAAAACTGCAAGCAAAAATAATTGGTAAGTATTTTCCGCAAGGAGAGACACCAGCACCTACAAAGCCAAGAACTACAGAGGCTTCAAAAGAGAAAACTGCAAAGATAGCGGCTATAGTAGCAGCTGTTCAACATCATAAAAATCTAAAAGGTTAA
- a CDS encoding AraC family transcriptional regulator codes for MKKDTLEKRTRIANDILYYIYTHIDTHIDIEELSYDLHISKYHMHRIFKEAFGKNIYESIKSIRLQKAANLLLTNRYSTISEIASSCGYSSQSSFIKAFKNRFDFSPKEWRNNGYKEYSNKILEESEFALKSTANFTNLEPKIVKMPYLESYYIRNKGYNVNIKQTWQKLQTWILNSDIKNYKQIALLHDNPTITHLNECQYIACIMTDADNDKLPKFKIANGVYAKFDLVGNHGDMLKFIHWVYHEWLIKSGYETTTKPSYAVYKKNNFLSDDDKFELSFYVSVKF; via the coding sequence ATGAAAAAAGATACTCTGGAAAAAAGAACAAGAATTGCAAATGATATTCTTTACTACATCTACACTCATATCGACACGCACATTGATATTGAAGAATTAAGTTATGACTTACATATTAGTAAATATCATATGCATCGTATTTTTAAAGAGGCTTTTGGAAAAAATATCTATGAGAGTATAAAATCTATTAGACTTCAAAAAGCTGCAAACCTACTTCTTACAAATAGATATTCAACAATTTCAGAAATTGCAAGCTCTTGTGGATATAGTTCTCAATCTTCTTTTATCAAAGCTTTTAAGAATAGATTTGATTTTTCACCAAAAGAGTGGAGAAATAATGGTTATAAAGAGTATTCAAATAAGATTTTAGAAGAATCAGAATTTGCTTTAAAATCAACCGCAAACTTTACAAATCTAGAACCAAAAATTGTGAAGATGCCTTATTTAGAGAGTTATTATATTAGAAACAAAGGTTATAATGTAAATATTAAACAGACTTGGCAAAAACTTCAAACTTGGATATTAAATTCTGATATTAAAAACTACAAGCAAATAGCTTTGTTACATGATAATCCTACAATTACCCACTTAAATGAGTGTCAATATATTGCTTGTATTATGACTGATGCAGATAATGATAAACTACCTAAATTTAAAATTGCAAATGGTGTTTATGCGAAATTTGATTTAGTTGGAAATCATGGAGATATGTTAAAGTTCATTCACTGGGTTTATCATGAATGGTTAATCAAAAGTGGATATGAAACAACAACAAAACCATCATACGCTGTTTATAAAAAGAATAACTTTCTAAGCGATGATGATAAGTTTGAATTGAGTTTTTATGTATCAGTAAAATTCTAG
- a CDS encoding DHH family phosphoesterase, translating to MKLFHLSHTDLDGFSCQLITKEYFKEAFFYNANYGVEVKLSLKKILEDIEPFKDEDILFLITDLNLTIQEAKDLNKNIDELKANGYKIKLQLLDHHATGEKSAAKYDWYFLDIKRCAAKITYDYMLEEFNAFDEKTKEWLNPLINSVNAIDIWLDNEIKNFEFGKVLLSMISRVREINNVLFADLNRDLRFYLLKESAKYLEKEDGNILLDNSIHTLKKEFLKLDEKDDTIDNLAAKYLVSSLADLKENLTITYKEHKGLLTYTLGSISIPANAFLRANKDYDFFIDISKKGNASFRADGKVDVSMLAQKLANGGGHVNASGCKFDDFKETINYEDVKKYIQAKLDSLAS from the coding sequence ATGAAGCTTTTTCATTTATCTCATACAGATTTAGATGGATTTAGTTGTCAATTAATCACAAAAGAGTATTTTAAAGAGGCTTTCTTTTATAACGCAAATTACGGAGTAGAAGTAAAACTTTCACTTAAAAAGATTTTAGAAGATATTGAACCTTTTAAAGATGAAGATATTCTTTTTTTAATTACAGACTTAAATTTAACAATTCAAGAAGCAAAAGATTTAAATAAAAATATTGATGAACTAAAAGCAAATGGTTATAAGATTAAATTACAATTATTAGACCATCATGCAACAGGTGAAAAAAGTGCAGCTAAATATGACTGGTATTTTCTTGATATAAAAAGATGTGCAGCAAAAATAACTTATGATTATATGCTTGAAGAATTCAATGCTTTTGATGAAAAGACAAAAGAGTGGTTGAATCCTTTAATAAATAGTGTAAATGCAATTGATATTTGGCTTGACAATGAAATAAAGAATTTTGAATTTGGAAAAGTTTTACTCTCTATGATAAGTAGAGTTAGAGAGATAAATAATGTACTTTTTGCTGATTTAAACAGAGATTTGAGATTTTATTTATTAAAAGAGTCTGCAAAATATTTAGAAAAAGAAGATGGAAATATTCTTTTAGATAATAGTATTCATACTTTAAAAAAAGAGTTTTTAAAGTTAGATGAAAAAGATGATACTATAGATAATCTTGCGGCAAAATATTTAGTTAGTTCTTTAGCTGATTTAAAAGAGAATTTAACAATTACATATAAAGAACATAAAGGGCTTTTAACTTATACTTTAGGTTCTATCTCTATTCCAGCAAATGCTTTTTTAAGAGCTAATAAAGACTATGATTTTTTTATTGATATTAGTAAAAAAGGTAATGCTTCTTTCCGTGCTGATGGAAAAGTTGATGTATCTATGTTGGCACAAAAACTTGCAAATGGCGGTGGTCATGTTAATGCAAGTGGTTGTAAATTTGATGATTTTAAAGAGACTATTAACTACGAAGATGTAAAAAAATATATTCAAGCTAAACTAGATTCTTTAGCTAGCTAG
- a CDS encoding RrF2 family transcriptional regulator, whose product MLLTKKSEYALLSLISIAKSDSPKNVDVLSKELNIPKSFLAKIMQNLAKNDIVLSQRGVNGGFVLKKPYDEITILEITTVAEEKIPSVFECSPSVTSCPQDIANACSVWPLLNNLQGKINDFLGSLTLKDIAT is encoded by the coding sequence ATGTTACTTACAAAAAAGAGTGAATATGCCTTACTTTCTTTAATTTCTATTGCGAAAAGTGATAGTCCTAAGAATGTTGATGTATTATCAAAAGAGTTAAATATTCCAAAATCTTTTTTAGCAAAAATAATGCAAAATCTTGCAAAAAATGATATTGTGCTTTCTCAAAGAGGAGTAAATGGAGGTTTTGTTCTTAAAAAACCTTATGATGAAATTACTATCTTAGAGATTACAACAGTAGCAGAAGAAAAAATACCTTCAGTATTTGAGTGTTCTCCTTCTGTAACATCATGTCCTCAAGATATAGCAAATGCATGTAGCGTTTGGCCACTACTAAATAATCTACAAGGCAAAATCAATGACTTTTTAGGAAGTCTTACATTAAAGGATATTGCTACATGA
- the rpsO gene encoding 30S ribosomal protein S15, translated as MALDQDVKAEIIAKYRREDKDTGSAEVQIALLSEQIKVLTEHLKINKKDHSSRLGLLKMVGKRKRLLAYLRKTDYTKFTSLVADLGIRAK; from the coding sequence ATGGCTTTAGATCAGGACGTAAAAGCAGAAATTATTGCAAAATACAGAAGAGAAGATAAAGATACAGGTTCAGCAGAAGTACAAATTGCACTTTTATCAGAGCAAATTAAAGTATTAACTGAGCACTTAAAAATTAACAAAAAAGATCACTCATCAAGATTAGGTCTTTTAAAAATGGTTGGTAAAAGAAAAAGACTTTTAGCATATTTAAGAAAAACTGATTATACTAAATTCACTTCATTAGTTGCAGACTTAGGAATTAGAGCTAAGTAA